DNA sequence from the bacterium genome:
GGCTGTGCGTAGCGTGTTGCGGAACAGAAAATCTCCGCCTCGACCGGGTTTAAAATAACAAACTTTTATCTTCCATGCACCAGAAAAAATAATCTTCTAGAACGATCCGGGACGGCGCGGTAAAAGCCGGCGGGGTGGAGACGAGATGGAAGGGGGCCGCCGGGCCCGTGGGGCGGGGGCCGGATGGAGGTGGGCGCCAGCCCCTCCCGCATCCTGAAAAATAATGTGCAAAGAATGAACATTCGCTTGACTTTGACCGGCCTAACGCGTATATTAATAAGTGACGAAAAACCGCTAAATAAGTTAATTTTTTGAAATGCGGATATACTTCGTCACTTTCGACGTACCTGGGGCAGTGTTTCTCTGCGGTTTAGGGGTTGATGTGCATACGTCGACTTTATCGGTCGTACTTTAACCGCGGCGTTTTTCCAGACCGGTTCCAAGCCCGGCGGCCATCCACCCGGGCCTGGCACACGCTGGAGCGCCCACCGTTGTCCGCTTCACACAGTCCGGATAACGAGATCGGGCGCGCGTCGCAGCACTAACCGGGCAACCGGGACCACAGGGAAGTGTTGCCATGACCTCGGGCACTGTCGGCCTCTTTTTCCCCATCCGCAGCGCGGGATGCCTGCTCTCCGGCTCCCGTGCCCCGCATCGGCTCCAGCGCTACGCCTCCGGTCTTGCCAACTCCTGCTACGTTCCCGCAGCTGCCTGCAAGTCTCACGAACAAAGGAGCCTAGCATGACCAAGTATCTACTCTCCATTCTCAGACCAGGAACGCTGGCCGTACTGCTGACGTTGCTGGTTTGGCCCGCTGCCGCTGCGGTTCTCCCGTCCGCAGCGCCCGTGGTCGACGGCCAGATCACGGATTGGAACCTTACCACCGACTGGGTGTCCCAGATGCACCGCGCCTGGAAGGCCTCCAAAGAGTATCAATCCGACCTCTATCTGCGCTACGACTGCGCGACACAGACCATGTTCGTCCTGGTCCTGACCCGGACCGGCTATCCCGGCCTGCTCGATCCCACGCTCAGCTGGATCAAGGCGACCGATCTCGGCAATGCCACGATCGTTTCGGGCACCTCCGACAACAACGGCGTGCCCCCCGATTTCGCCTGGGTGGGCGTGGGTTTTGACGGCAATCCTAACCACGTTCAGGGTTTTGAAGCCTCGTTTCCACTGACACCCGGCCCCCACACCATCAAGGCGCACATCGAGATCGAAGACAGCGGCCCGCAGACTTCGGGCACGCCCACCGATGTGGCCACCAACTATACCTGCGACGCGCCTCCTCCTCCTCCGCCCACTCCGACCTATGATTTCGGCGATGCCCCCGATACCTTCGGCACCCTGCTCGCCAGCAACGGCGCCCGCCATCAGATCGTCGCCGGCTTTTACCTCGGCGCGGGGATCGATGCCGACAGCGACGGCCACCCGAATGTTGCCGCCGCGGGCGATGATGCCGCCGACAGCGGCGATGAGGACGGCGTTCAGTTCCTCACCAAACTGACCGTCTGCAAAACCGCGGTCATCAAGGTGACCGCCTCCATGGCCGGCAAGCTCGACGCCTGGTTCGACTGGAACAGCGACGGCGACTGGAATGACGCGGGCGAGCAACTCTTCGTCAGCCAGACCCTCCATGCCGGATCGAACCTGCTCCAGTTCACCGTGCCCTGCACGGCCGCCGCCTTCGCACCGGTCTACACCCGCTTCCGCTTCAGCAGGGCCGGCGGATTGACCCCGGTCGGGCTGGCCGTCGACGGCGAGGTCGAGGATTATCTGGTCCAGATCACCGAACACCACGACCCCATGGGCTATTTCTATTGCGAGACCACCGGCGAGATCCTCCCCGGCGGCCTGATCGAGGTCTCGGGCCCGGGCGAGGTCATCATCCTTCATGACGGCAGCACGGGATATTATGAATTCATCACCGACGGCACGGCCGGCGTCTATACCATGACCGTTACGCCCCCGGCCGGCTATCCCCTCAGCACCAGCTGCCTGCCGCAGGCTGGACCCCTGGATCCCTCCGGCCAGCCCGATCCCTATGTCCTGGGCTCCGGCCCCGACGCTGCCGGAACGCACTTGCTCGACTATTCCTGCCCCGGAAATCCCTATTATGTCAGCTTTAATCTTGCGCCGGGCGATCCCTTGATCCATTTCAATAATATCCCCCTGCAATGCCCGCAGGAACCAACCCGGCCGCAGGTCGGCATCCACATCAAAAAGTACACCAACGGCCAGGATGCCGATACCCCCTCCGGACCGGTCCTGCTCCTCGACGACACCGTGACCTGGACCTATGATGTCAACGGCATCTTCGAGCCGCAGTCGGAGGCCGCTATCGACGATGTTCAGGTGGTGGATGACAACGGCACCCCCGCCACTACCCTCGACGATTTCAGCCCCGCCTATGTCAGCGGCGATGACGGAGACGGGCTGCTCGAACCCGGCGAGACCTGGCATTACCAGGCTACCGGCCATGCCCAGCTCGGCCAGTATGCCAACCTCGGCTCGGTGACCGGCCGCTTCTGCTGGCCGGCGGAGTCCGCGCCGGGCGCCGAGTTCCCCGAAATGGAGTGCGACACCCTCCGCGCCAGCGACCCCAGCCACTATTACGGCGAGCTGCGCAACACCGTCAAGCCCGACGATTTCGTCGTCGCCCTGACCTTCAAGACCGCCTCCGGACAGGCCGTGGGCGACGTCCTCGCCTATCTGCAGGTGCCCGGTGAGCAGGAGTGGAAGGTCCTCAGCAGCGCCGAGATCAGCCTGCTCTGGGGCCGCCATCCCCACAACGCCCTCTTCCGCGGCCTCTTCCCGGTCCCGGGCGGCACCTATCACTTCAAATTCATCGCGCCCGCGGGCTATCAGTTTGCCGGACCGGACGGGATGGATCTGGACGTGCCGGATGCCAGCGCCTATTACTCCGTCACCGGTCATGAGTTCATCCTGAATCCGACGGCGGGCGCGGTCGCGGCCGCACCGGCTACGACGCCTGCGGTGGCCGCCAACGCCCTGGTGCTGGTCCAGGGCTCCCCGGCGCACCGCAGCGAATCCTGGAGCAAGGCGGTGGATGGCGTGACCGCCGGCTGGGAGGGCACCGCCACCGTCCGTCCCGATGACTCGGGCGCGGCCTGGGCGCTCTTCCGCTTCGGCGACGAGCAGCTCTATCGCTTCAATTATATCACCCTGCAGACCGACAACGGCGTGGACGACGATGCGGTCGCCGACCGCCAGGCGGTGCGTTTCGAGGTGCTGGTCTCGACGACCGGGACTGAGCCCGGCGATTTCACCAGCGCCGGCGCCTTCCGGGTCAAGCATCCCGAGATGACCTGGTACCGTCTCAACAGCACCGTGGCCGCCAAATATGTCCTGCTCAAGGTCACCGAGCCGAAATGGGGCGACGGCGGCTGGATGCAGGTGGTCGAGTTCGGCGTCAATACCTCCGAGCGCAAGGGAGCGGTTCCGGCGGAAGCCACGGCCGAGACGGCTGCGGTTACGGCCGTGCCGGCGGCGCATGCCCTCCAGACCAACTATCCCAATCCCTTCAATCCGGAGACGACGATCTCCTGGCAGCTGGCCGAAACCGCGCTGGTCTCGGTACGCATCTACAACCTCACCGGCGAGGAGGTGGCCGTGCTCGTCAACCAGGAACAGCCGGCGGGATACTACAAGGTGACCTGGAACGCGGCCGCGCTGCCTTCGGGTCTCTATTTCTGCCGCTTCAATGCCGGCAGCACCACCGCCGTCAAGCGGATGCTCCTGCTCAAGTAAAGAGAGGGGCTTCGCGCTCCTGACCCGGAGGTCAGGAGTAGATCCACCCGAGTCCTCAAGGCCGGGAGCATGGCGGGGGGGCATGCTCCGGCCTCACTTGTTCCCGCCCACCGGGGGGTGGGAGGGAACGGAACAACCTCCGCACTTGTACCCACCGGCGCGGCAGGGGCCGTAACAAAAAAAGGCGCTGATTTTCAGCGCCTTTTTTTATTGGGGGCCGCAGCCCCGCGGGCCTGTCCGGCTCCTTCAGCTACGGCTAGCGGAGCGTGACCAGGGGATGCTGCCGCAGCGGATCCGGCTGGACCGGATGGGCGTGGCGGATGCGATGCGCGATCTCGACCGAGGTGCGCGCCTCGTTGATGCCAAAGCCGCGCCCGGCGAGGGTCTCCTCATAGACCCGGGTATGCAGATCGGTGAATCCCTCCGAGAACTCGACCTCCTCGCCGTCCACCTGCACCGAGCGGAAGGTCGACTTGCCGGCCGCGGCCGCCGCGCCGGGCAGATCGCCGCGGTCGATCGAGAGGTACCAGCGCACCCGCGCCCGCTCCAGCTCGAGCCAGCCGGCGGCGCGGCGTTCCTCCGCGAGATGGACCTCCAGCCCCTGCACCGGCCCAAAGATCCAGGCGAGCATGTCGAAAAAGTGGATGCCGATGTTGGTAGCGATCCCGCCCGATTTGTGCACATCCCCCTTCCAGGAGAAATCGTACCAGCGGCCGCGCGAGGTGATATAGCTCAGCTCGACCTCGTGGATGCGGCCGGCCGGCTCGGCGGCGATACGGTCGTGCAGCGCCACCAGGGCGGGATGGACGCGCAGCTGCAGGATAGTATAGACGCGGCGGCCGCTCTCGCGCTCGAGTTCGCTGAGGACGTCGAGGTTCCAGGGGTTGAGCACCAGCGGTTTTTCGCAGATCGCGTCGGCGCCGATGCGCAGGGCGAAGCGGATGTGCGCGTCGTGGAGATAATTGGGCGAGCAGATGGTGACATAGTGGATGCGCTGCGCCTCGCCGAGGCGGCGCAGTTTCTCGGCATGGCGGTCGAAGCGCTCGAACTCGGTGAAGAAATCGACATCCGCGAACCAGCGGTCGAGAATGCCGACCGAGTCGCTGCGGTCGCAGGCGGCGACCAGGGTGTGGCCGGTGTCGCGGATGGCTTGGAGATGGCGCGGGGCGATATAGCCGGCGGCGCCGATGAGGGCAAAATTTTTCATGGATGCATTCTCCCGGATGAATACCGGCTCTAATATATTGCATTCCAGCCAAAAAGACAACGGCAAAATCGCTGCGGATGCGCCCCGAAATCCGGCTCCCTCCCGGCCCATCCTGCCCTCGCGCCCGCCAGGCACCACGGTGGGCACGAGAGTTCGGGGGATCCCCGGCCGACGCCTGCTTTCCGGCTCCCGCCAGGCGCCAGGGTGGGCACGAGAGTTCGGCGGATTCCCGGCCGACCGCTGCGCTGCAGCCGTGTTTTTGCCCTCGCGCCCACCCGGCCGACGCCCGCTACCTGGTTCTCGCCAGGCGCCAGGGTGGGCACGAGAGTCCGGTGGATCCCCGGCCGACAGCTGCGCTACAGCCGTGTTTTTCTCCGCGGGTTCTCGCCCGGCGCCATCCGCCATACAAAATATTTTTTGCCGGCCTGTTGACTTTGATGCTGATTTTTCTTACCATCAGGAAAAGGAATGTTGACCGGAGCAGACGGCCATGAAAACGATGCGTATCCCCCTCTCCATCCTCGTGCTGCTGCTGCAGAGCCAGGTGATTCATGCCCAGTGGCAGCATACCAACGGGCCCTACGGCGGCGTGATTAACGCCCTGACCTTCTCGGGTGCCGACTTGCTCGTCGGAACCAGGGGCGGAGGGGTGTTTCGCTCCTCCGATAATGGCACCACCTGGGCCGCCCTCAACAGCGGCTTGACCGACAAAGAGATCACCGCCATCGCCGCAAAAGGTGCAATCCTCATGGTCGGGACCGGTAGTGGCGGGGTGTTCGTTCCTTCCGAGACGGAGGCGAACGGCTGGCAGCCCACCAACCAGGGCCTCTCAAACCAAAAAATCCGCGCCCTGGCCATCAAGGACAACAATACGATCTTTGCCGGCACCGAAGGCGGCGGCGTCTTCCGGTCAACGGATGGCGGCATGAGCTGGCAAACGGTCAGTTCCGGCCTGGCCAATCCCAACGTCAGCGCCCTGTACCTCAATGGCAGCAACCTCTACGCCGGCTATGCTACCAACGGCATCTCGCTCTCCACCGATGACGGCGCTTCCTGGAAGTTCATCAGCACCGGCCTGCCCATGGCCAGGATCAATTGCATCTATTCCAAAGGGACAGCTCTCTATGCCGGAGTCGGGCAGGGCGGCAACAGCAAGTTCGGCTTGTACGTATCGGCCAACAACGGCTCTACCTGGAAAAAGCTCAACGGTAACTGGCCCAGCGATATGCCGGTCACGGCCATGACCGCCAATGGCGACTATCTCATCGCCGGCGGCGGTTTCTGCGTCAGCTTTTCAAAGGACAACGGCGCCAGCTGGCAGTATGCGGGCAGCGCCTCACCCGGATCGGCCAATGCCCTGGCGGTCGGACCGCTCGGCCTCTACGTCGGCACCGAAAAAGGCGTTTTTTTGAGTACCAGCGAGACCAGTGTCGCGCCGGCCCATACCGGCATGACCTGCGGTGCGGTCAAGGCCTTTGCGGCGAAAGACGGGCTCCTCTATGCCGCCGAGAACGGCGGTGGCGTCTTTACATCCCCGGACCACGGAGCGAGCTGGACGGCCCTTAACGGCGGTCTGCGCGTCATCGACATCAACGCGGTGTGCGTGCTCGATACCCTGCTCCTGGCCGCCAACCACAACGGCGTCTATCTTTTCCATCCGGAGTTTCAGGGCTGGCCCGAGAGCGGCATTGCCGATAATCCCTGCTGCACCCAGTGCCTCATCGTCAAGGCGGGAAAAATCTATGCCGGTACCGCCAACGGCGTCCATGTATCGCTCAGCCGAGGCCAGGGCTGGTCCAGCCTGGGTCTGGCCGACCGCTTCGTCTATGCCCTGGCATTCAGCGGCGCCAATCTCTGGGCCGCAACCGGCAGCGGCATTTTTATGTCGATCAATGGCGGCTCCACCTGGAGCGGCGCCGGCCTGACCGGTTATTACGTGACAAGTCTCGCCACCATGGGGACGCTGATCTTCGCCGGGACCGAGGGCAGCGGTGTTTACCTCTCCACCGACAATGGAGTCAACTGGACCGTAATCAAGGCGGATCAGCAGTCGCCGCCGCATGTCTATGCCCTGGTCGTCCAGGACTCGGTGCTCTATGCCGGGGCCCGGGATGGCGTCTATGTCTATTCCCACGCCGGAACGAAATGGAAGGGGAGTAACACAGGCCTTCAGGATCGACGCGTCTATTCGCTGTTCATCCTGGACAATGACCTGTACGCCGGCACCGACGACGGCGTCTGGCGGCGGCCGCTCGCGGAGATGACCACAGCCGTAAACCACTGGGTTGCGGATGGTCCCCGGGAATTTACGCTGTCGCAAAACTATCCCAATCCCTTCAATCCCTCAACCACCATCCGTTTTACGCTCCCCCAGGCTGCTGACGTCTCGCTGATCATCTATAATGAAAGGGGGGAGGTGGTTGCGGATCTGGTCGAGCGGAGGATGGCCGCCGGCAGCCATCAGGCTGTCTGGAATGCCACTGCAGCCGCCGGCGGAGACTATTTTTGCCGGATGAAGGCGGATCATTTCAGCGCGACCCGCAAGCTCGTGTTGCTGCATTAGCACCTGCATGGGCAACCGGTACACCAAACCACGCTGGCAGGGACGCGTGGCGGCAAAACCGCATAAAACGATAAAAATTGCTTGAATAATTAAATTTTTATGCTATATTATCGTATCTGACTACTGCGCCAGCACGGTCGATCACATCCAGGGCATGGCAGCTTCTGTTCGGCAACGGGGCGGGGATGAGATTGGTGACTTGGGGACACAACCACGCGCTTTAAACGCCTCACTTCAGCAGAATCGCCAGCAAGAACTCTGGTTGGGCAGGGAAGAGGTAAAGTGACCGGCGCCGCCAGGCGCCCGGGGTGTTCTTGATGGTATGGTATTTGCTTTCGTCTTACTCCTGAATAATTGGACTCATTTTAGCGGTTTTTGTAGCTAATACAGCGCCCAAGTGTATCGATAGAGTACACCTGTTCCTTTTCAAACATCGCTTCAGGTGCCGCGAGAAAAGGGATTTTTTTGTGGCGATCCTGGAGTGACAGGGCATCGCTTTGTCTTCTCCTCTCGCTCACGCCCTGAGCCACCTTCTCGCTCCCGCCCTGAGCCACCTTCTCGCTCCTGCCCGCACCACCTCTCGTTCCCACCCGGTGGTTTCCCGGGTGGGAACGGCAGTCCCACAAACAAGGAACGCATCATGAAACACCTGCACCGCATCTTTCTGATCCTGCTCATCTTCGCCGCCATTGTCAGTCCCCAGGAGCGCCGCATCAAGGCCGGCGACGGCATCGAGATCGTCGTCTATGGCCACCAGGAACTCTCCCGCATCGTCACCGTCTCCCCCCAGGGCACCATCGACTTTCCCTTCATGCAGAATCTCCCGGTCGACGGCCTCACCCTGGAGAAGCTGCGCGAGATCGTCGTCGCCCAGCTCTCGCGCTACCTCGATACCTTCCCCGTGGTCACCCTCAATTTCGCCAAAAGCAACGTCATCAACATCAATATCATGGGCATGGTCAAGCAGCCCGGCATCCGCCAGATGCCCCTCGCTTCCAACCTCCAGGGGGCGATCGCCGCGGCCGGCGGGCCCATGTCCGGCGCGCGCCTCAGCGAGGTGCAGCTGCTGCGCGGCGAGCCCGGCAAGATGGCCACCACCCGCTATGACCTGCGCAAATTCCTGCTCGAGGGCGATCTCAAGCAGAATCCGGTTCTCGCCGAAGGCGACATCATCATGGTCACCAGCGGCGAGCTGCTCGACAACGTCAAGGTGATCGGCGAGGTCCGCCTGCCCGGGGTCTTTGAAGAATTCACCAGCGCCACGGTGATCGACATGATCATGCGCGCCGGCGGGCCGACCGCCAATGCCGATGTCAAAAAGATCCGCTACGTCTCCCCGTCGCGCAAGAAGCAGACCGAATACCGCATCAACCTCGAGCAGTATCTCGCCGCCACTGGTACTTATCCCAACCCCGAGGTCAAGGCCGGGGACATCATCTATATCCCGAAAAAGCCGGCCGGCTGGCAGTCCTTTCTCCCCTATGTCAGCACCATTTCCAGCCTGCTGATCAGCATCTATTACGTCGTTTTAATCCGCAATAATTAGCATCCGGCCGGCCGCCCTCGCGCCGCCGGCCGTCACTGCATCGGAGTACGCATGCCTCCTGATATCCCCAATGACAGCGCCATTGAGCGCGAATGGACCCTGCAGGACTATATCAATCTCTTTCTCCGCCGCAAGTTCTCCATTCTTGTAACGGCGCTGCTGATCTTTGCCGCCGCCGCCGTCTATACCTTCATCCGCCCGCCGCAGTACTACTCCTCCGCCACCTTTATTATCGAGAGCCCGAATATGGGCCTGGGCAGCCTGCTCGGCAGCCAGTCTAGCGCCCGGGCGCTCGCCGAGCCGGGCCGGCCGCTGGAATTCTACCAGGCCCTGCTCGAAAGCCAGGCCTACCAGGAGCAGCTCTGGCAGCAGGCCCGCGGCGACAGCATCATTCTCGCCAGCGGCATGACCGGCGAGGAGTTCCACCGCTTCCTGCAAAAGAACATCAAGCTGACCACCGACAAGACCGAACTGGTCAAGCTCGGGGTGACGGCCAAATCGCCCCAGCTGGCCTGGCGTCTCGCCGACCTCGCCATCACGGTCTTCAAGCTGCGCTGCAAGCAGATCGAGCTGGAGGAGACCCGCAACGTCGTCGACTATGTCGACAAGCAGAAAGAGATCTCGCGCGGCAAGCTCGAGGATGCCGAGCGCTCACTGCAGGAATTCAACGAGTCGACCAGCTTTGCCGTCAGCGATGAGGATGGCGGGCTGCTGAAAAAGCTGGTCGAGCTGGAGAGCGGCCTGGCCGAGGTGCAGTCGCAGCGCGAGCTGGCCGAGGCCAACATCGCCGCCTACAACCAGCGCCTCAACGATCTCAAGGCCCCCAATACCCCCGAGCTGAACGACATCGACACCCCCCGCACCAAGGAGCTGCGCAGCCGCCTCGACCGGCTGATCGAGGAGCGCACCCAGCTGGCTGGCGCCGGGACGCGCAGCGTCAAGGCGGTCTCCCTGGATCAGCAGATCGACGAGGTGCGCAACCAGCTCTACCAGGCCATCCTCGAGACCACGCCGGGCAAGGATGCCGGCGCCTATCTCAACCAGAACCTCTGGGAGGAGATCCGCCAGAACCGCATCAAGGAGGAGCTGCAGCTCTACATGCTGCGCAACCGCGAGCGTTTTTTTCAGCGCCAGGTGGCCACCTACCGCCGCGAAAATCCCAAACTGGTCGAGCGCGCCATCGAGATGACCCGGTTGCAGCGCTCCAAAAAGGTCTACGAGGACATGTTCGCCATCCTGCTCGAAAAGGGCGAGGAGGCGCGCATCAAGTCGGCCACCGGCACCGGCGGCATCCGCATCCTCGACAGCCCGGTTATGCCGCAGCGGCCTGTGCCCGCCCATGTGCCGCGCAATCTCGCCGTCGGGCTGATGCTCGGCCTCGGCCTGGGGTTCGGCCTCGCCATGTTGCGCGATTATCTCGACAACACCATCCGCAGCCAGGATGAGCTGACGCGTCATACCGGGCTGGCGGTAATGGGGGCGGTCGCCGAGATCAAGGTGAAGGATCCCGCCGGCCGCAAGCCGGTCCGGCCGGCGCAAGTTGAGGAGGCCGAAACGACGGGGCCCGCGGCTTATGCTTTTTCGAGCAACGGCTATACCGGCCATCTCATCTCCCAGATGAAGCCGCGCGAGCCGGTGGTGGATGCCTACCGCACCTTGCGCACCAACCTCCAGTTCGCCAGCGTCGACCAGCCCATCAGCGCTCTGCTGGTCACCAGCGCCCTGCCGGGTGAAGGCAAGACCCTCTCCACGGCCAATATTGCCATCAGCTTCGCAGAACTGGGCCAGCGGGTGCTGATCATCGACGGCGACATGCGCAAGCCCAGGCAGCACACCCTCTTCGGATTAAAGAGCACGCCGGGCCTGGCGGATTGCATGGCGCGGGGGCTCAGCGCC
Encoded proteins:
- a CDS encoding polysaccharide biosynthesis/export family protein — encoded protein: MKHLHRIFLILLIFAAIVSPQERRIKAGDGIEIVVYGHQELSRIVTVSPQGTIDFPFMQNLPVDGLTLEKLREIVVAQLSRYLDTFPVVTLNFAKSNVININIMGMVKQPGIRQMPLASNLQGAIAAAGGPMSGARLSEVQLLRGEPGKMATTRYDLRKFLLEGDLKQNPVLAEGDIIMVTSGELLDNVKVIGEVRLPGVFEEFTSATVIDMIMRAGGPTANADVKKIRYVSPSRKKQTEYRINLEQYLAATGTYPNPEVKAGDIIYIPKKPAGWQSFLPYVSTISSLLISIYYVVLIRNN
- a CDS encoding Gfo/Idh/MocA family oxidoreductase, which produces MKNFALIGAAGYIAPRHLQAIRDTGHTLVAACDRSDSVGILDRWFADVDFFTEFERFDRHAEKLRRLGEAQRIHYVTICSPNYLHDAHIRFALRIGADAICEKPLVLNPWNLDVLSELERESGRRVYTILQLRVHPALVALHDRIAAEPAGRIHEVELSYITSRGRWYDFSWKGDVHKSGGIATNIGIHFFDMLAWIFGPVQGLEVHLAEERRAAGWLELERARVRWYLSIDRGDLPGAAAAAGKSTFRSVQVDGEEVEFSEGFTDLHTRVYEETLAGRGFGINEARTSVEIAHRIRHAHPVQPDPLRQHPLVTLR
- a CDS encoding T9SS type A sorting domain-containing protein — encoded protein: MTKYLLSILRPGTLAVLLTLLVWPAAAAVLPSAAPVVDGQITDWNLTTDWVSQMHRAWKASKEYQSDLYLRYDCATQTMFVLVLTRTGYPGLLDPTLSWIKATDLGNATIVSGTSDNNGVPPDFAWVGVGFDGNPNHVQGFEASFPLTPGPHTIKAHIEIEDSGPQTSGTPTDVATNYTCDAPPPPPPTPTYDFGDAPDTFGTLLASNGARHQIVAGFYLGAGIDADSDGHPNVAAAGDDAADSGDEDGVQFLTKLTVCKTAVIKVTASMAGKLDAWFDWNSDGDWNDAGEQLFVSQTLHAGSNLLQFTVPCTAAAFAPVYTRFRFSRAGGLTPVGLAVDGEVEDYLVQITEHHDPMGYFYCETTGEILPGGLIEVSGPGEVIILHDGSTGYYEFITDGTAGVYTMTVTPPAGYPLSTSCLPQAGPLDPSGQPDPYVLGSGPDAAGTHLLDYSCPGNPYYVSFNLAPGDPLIHFNNIPLQCPQEPTRPQVGIHIKKYTNGQDADTPSGPVLLLDDTVTWTYDVNGIFEPQSEAAIDDVQVVDDNGTPATTLDDFSPAYVSGDDGDGLLEPGETWHYQATGHAQLGQYANLGSVTGRFCWPAESAPGAEFPEMECDTLRASDPSHYYGELRNTVKPDDFVVALTFKTASGQAVGDVLAYLQVPGEQEWKVLSSAEISLLWGRHPHNALFRGLFPVPGGTYHFKFIAPAGYQFAGPDGMDLDVPDASAYYSVTGHEFILNPTAGAVAAAPATTPAVAANALVLVQGSPAHRSESWSKAVDGVTAGWEGTATVRPDDSGAAWALFRFGDEQLYRFNYITLQTDNGVDDDAVADRQAVRFEVLVSTTGTEPGDFTSAGAFRVKHPEMTWYRLNSTVAAKYVLLKVTEPKWGDGGWMQVVEFGVNTSERKGAVPAEATAETAAVTAVPAAHALQTNYPNPFNPETTISWQLAETALVSVRIYNLTGEEVAVLVNQEQPAGYYKVTWNAAALPSGLYFCRFNAGSTTAVKRMLLLK
- a CDS encoding polysaccharide biosynthesis tyrosine autokinase; this encodes MPPDIPNDSAIEREWTLQDYINLFLRRKFSILVTALLIFAAAAVYTFIRPPQYYSSATFIIESPNMGLGSLLGSQSSARALAEPGRPLEFYQALLESQAYQEQLWQQARGDSIILASGMTGEEFHRFLQKNIKLTTDKTELVKLGVTAKSPQLAWRLADLAITVFKLRCKQIELEETRNVVDYVDKQKEISRGKLEDAERSLQEFNESTSFAVSDEDGGLLKKLVELESGLAEVQSQRELAEANIAAYNQRLNDLKAPNTPELNDIDTPRTKELRSRLDRLIEERTQLAGAGTRSVKAVSLDQQIDEVRNQLYQAILETTPGKDAGAYLNQNLWEEIRQNRIKEELQLYMLRNRERFFQRQVATYRRENPKLVERAIEMTRLQRSKKVYEDMFAILLEKGEEARIKSATGTGGIRILDSPVMPQRPVPAHVPRNLAVGLMLGLGLGFGLAMLRDYLDNTIRSQDELTRHTGLAVMGAVAEIKVKDPAGRKPVRPAQVEEAETTGPAAYAFSSNGYTGHLISQMKPREPVVDAYRTLRTNLQFASVDQPISALLVTSALPGEGKTLSTANIAISFAELGQRVLIIDGDMRKPRQHTLFGLKSTPGLADCMARGLSAGQVIYQTSVPNLRLVPCGTIPPNPAEMIASQRMGDFIAQCRMMFDLVVIDAPPVRLVTDPLLFAAKATHVLLVVKANSTQMRDVQEASALMRRAQTPILGVLFNYVKTTRGYGDYHRYNHYYDSFSTKSK